The Spirosoma oryzicola region ATCGATTCCTGATCAAAAAAACGAAGCCCCGCTATAGTCCATAGCGGGGCTTTTTGTGAAAACGGTTTCCAGAACTCTGTCGTTTATCTATTGCTTTTTTTTGCCCGACGATGGGTTTCCTTTCCCCGTAGCGGCTGCTTGTTTGGCTGATGAATTACTCTTGGTCGTGCCGGAACCGTCGGGCGAAGCCGAGCGGTTTTTTTTCGCGGTTGGTGGTACGTACATATACGCACGGGAAGCCCCTTCGTCGTCAATGGTCATGCTATTCGGACTGCTGGTCGTGACGCGTTGACCTTCGGTCAGGTACCCCGACCCCGTCGATGCAGTCGAGCCACCGCTTTTGCCACCCGTTGTTGATTGGGCCATACTCAGTGAGGTAAGGCCGATAGCCAGGAAAAGACTGGCTGCTGTTACGGTCGTTTTCATATCAAGTAGAAACGGTTTCGTTGTGAACATTTGTCCTGGTATAAACTACTGATGCAGCCGGAAGTTTATAGCGGGAGGGATTATCGCGTCGAATGGGAACGGGTAGACAAAATTCTTTGTTCGTTAGACAAAATTCCTATATTTGTTGTATGACCGTTCCTGACCGCACCGCGCTTGTTTTCTCGGCCCTCAAGGGGGTACCGGCTATCGGTTTCTTCGAAATTGCTGATCTGACCGGCTACCGGCGCGAACAGCTGGCCGAAGTTTTTGATACGTCCCTAAAAACGTTTCAACGGTACGAACGGGAAAATAAAAAACTCAACCCGCAGGACAGCGAGAAGGTGCTTAAAATTAGAGCGCTCTTTCAGACGGGGGAATCGGTTTTTGGTTCGGCAGCGGCATTCCGGCGCTGGATGGACAAACCGGCTTACGGATTGGGAAACCAGGTCCCGTTTGATCTACTGCATACGTCGGGCGGCATCGATTTGATTATGGACGAAGTAATCCGTATCGAATACGGTGATCTGGCCTAACGGACTAGCCTGCTTACCATGCTTGTCTACCGAATTACGAAAGCCCTGTATGCCGACCGTCTGGTGGCATCTGGTGGCGCTGCCCGCTGGAATGAGCGGAATCAATTTGTGATTTATACCGCTGCTACCCGCGCGCTGGCCTGTCTCGAAAACGTGGTCCACCGGAGCGGAGAAGGATTGCAGGAGAACTTCCGGGTGATGGTGATCGATGTTCCAGAAGCGTTGCGTGTAGAAACAATCCTACCAGAATCGCTGCCCACCGATTGGTTCGATTTCCGACAGTACGATGCTTGTCAGCGGCTAGGAGGGGAGTGGCTCAGGCAAGGGCGTACGGCGGTGTTGCGGGTTCCGTCGGCCATTATTCCGAACGAATGGAATTACCTGTTAAGTCCGTCCCATCCCGATTTTTCACAGATTCAACTGCTTCGAACCGAACCCTTTGTTTTTGATCCGCGCATCAAAGTCTAGGAAAACGTATAGGGAATCGGCTGACGGATGCGGGCTGTTTCGGGTATATTTTCGTTGAAATAGAATTGTATTTCATCTAGACGTTAGAGCGTTGGCTGCTTGCCATTTATCCGCTCGTGCTTTTGTGCTTCCTCCGTCAATTTAAGCCAATTCTGCCGTATAATTCGCTTTTCTCCGGAAAAATTTGTATATTTGTTTATAAAGCGGTTTAAGCGTACAGGCTGAACCGGAATAGTAATTTTCTGCGAAACTCCTATTAGAATATGGCGGAAGAAAATCCCGACCTCGAATCGCCCAGTAACATTATTCCCATTAACATTGAGGACGAAATGCGTGGGGCTTACATTGATTATTCAATGTCGGTCATTATCTCGCGCGCCCTCCCCGACGTTCGTGACGGCCTGAAGCCGGTTCACCGTCGGGTGCTTTTTGGTATGGCCGAACTGGGGGTTAACTACAATAAACCTCATAAGAAATCAGCCCGTATTGTCGGGGAGGTATTGGGTAAATACCACCCGCACGGTGATTCGTCCGTTTACGACACGATGGTTCGCATGGCCCAGGACTGGTCGTTGCGGTATCCGCTCGTTGATGGACAGGGGAACTTTGGTTCGATTGACGGCGACTCGCCTGCGGCCATGCGCTATACCGAAGCCCGGTTAAAGCGGATTGCCGAAGAGTTGCTGACTGATATTTACAAAGAAACGGTTGACTTTCAACCGAACTTCGATGACTCGCTGGAAGAACCGTCGGTGATGCCCGCGAAGTTGCCGAATCTATTGCTCAACGGTTCGTCGGGGATTGCCGTCGGGATGGCCACCAACATGGCTCCGCACAACCTGACCGAAGTGGTTGATGGCATTGTCGCTTACCTGGACAATAACGATATCACCGTTGAGGAACTGATGCAGTACGTTAAAGCCCCTGACTTTCCGACGGGCGCGACGATCTACGGCATGGAAGGGGTTAAGTCGGCATTCAAAACCGGTCGTGGCCGGGTGGTGATGCGGGCG contains the following coding sequences:
- the parS gene encoding type II RES/Xre toxin-antitoxin system antitoxin — protein: MTVPDRTALVFSALKGVPAIGFFEIADLTGYRREQLAEVFDTSLKTFQRYERENKKLNPQDSEKVLKIRALFQTGESVFGSAAAFRRWMDKPAYGLGNQVPFDLLHTSGGIDLIMDEVIRIEYGDLA
- a CDS encoding RES family NAD+ phosphorylase; this encodes MLVYRITKALYADRLVASGGAARWNERNQFVIYTAATRALACLENVVHRSGEGLQENFRVMVIDVPEALRVETILPESLPTDWFDFRQYDACQRLGGEWLRQGRTAVLRVPSAIIPNEWNYLLSPSHPDFSQIQLLRTEPFVFDPRIKV